The following are encoded in a window of Pseudomonas sp. St316 genomic DNA:
- the katG gene encoding catalase/peroxidase HPI produces the protein MANESKCPFNHAAGGGTTNRDWWPNQLNLKILHQHSSLSDPMGEDFNYAQAFKRLDFQALKQDLNALMTDSQDWWPADFGHYGPLFVRMAWHSAGTYRTGDGRGGAGSGQQRFAPLNSWPDNVSLDKARRLLWPIKQKYGRNISWADLIVLTGNVALESMGFKTFGFSGGRADVWEPDEDVYWGSENKWLGGDVRYGKPDKAAMQDPGEGQLVAEPGNEESRTDEGRNLENPLAAVQMGLIYVNPEGPEGQPDPVAAGLDIRETFARMAMNDEETVALIAGGHAFGKTHGAGPADNVGAEPEAAGLELQGLGWKSTFGTGKGADTITSGLEVTWTTTPTRWSNNYLENLFGFEWELTKSPAGAHQWTPKNGAGAGIIPDAHDPSKRRNPTMLTTDLALRFDPIYEKISRRFLENPEQLSDAFARAWFKLIHRDMGPLSRYLGPELPNEELLWQDPIPAVDHALVNDSDIAALKGKLLASGLSVSQLVSTAWAAASTFRGSDKRGGANGGRLRLAPQKDWPANQPEQLAQVLTTLDKVRNEFNSAQSGGKKISLADLIVLAGSAGIEQAAKNAGFSVTVPFSPGRMDASQEQTDVESFGFLEPIADGFRNYLKGRYRVSAEALLIDKAQLLTLSAPQMTALIGGLRVLDTNVGHTAHGVFTQRPGTLTNDFFVNLLDMGVEWKALSDTQETFEARDRKTGQAKWTGTRADLVFGSNAQLRALAEVYASPDAQEQFVKDFIAAWVKVMNLDRFDLR, from the coding sequence ATGGCAAATGAATCGAAATGCCCGTTTAATCACGCCGCTGGCGGCGGTACGACGAACCGCGACTGGTGGCCGAACCAGCTGAATCTGAAAATCCTGCACCAGCACTCCTCGTTGTCCGACCCCATGGGCGAGGATTTCAACTACGCCCAAGCGTTCAAGCGCCTGGACTTCCAGGCCCTGAAACAAGACCTGAATGCACTGATGACCGACTCGCAAGACTGGTGGCCGGCGGACTTCGGTCACTATGGGCCGCTCTTCGTCCGCATGGCCTGGCACAGTGCCGGCACCTATCGCACCGGTGACGGGCGCGGTGGGGCGGGTTCCGGCCAGCAGCGGTTTGCACCGCTCAACAGCTGGCCAGACAACGTCAGCCTCGACAAGGCCCGTCGGCTGCTGTGGCCGATCAAGCAGAAGTATGGCCGCAACATCTCCTGGGCCGACCTGATCGTCCTCACCGGTAACGTCGCGCTGGAGTCCATGGGGTTCAAGACCTTCGGTTTTTCCGGTGGCCGCGCCGATGTCTGGGAGCCGGATGAAGACGTCTACTGGGGTTCCGAAAACAAATGGCTGGGGGGCGATGTTCGCTACGGCAAGCCCGATAAAGCCGCCATGCAAGACCCCGGTGAAGGACAACTGGTGGCAGAACCGGGCAATGAAGAAAGCCGCACTGATGAAGGACGCAACCTGGAGAACCCGCTGGCCGCCGTGCAGATGGGGCTGATCTACGTCAACCCGGAAGGCCCCGAGGGTCAGCCGGACCCGGTCGCCGCCGGGCTGGACATCCGCGAAACCTTCGCCCGCATGGCGATGAACGACGAAGAAACCGTGGCATTGATTGCCGGCGGCCACGCCTTCGGCAAGACCCACGGTGCAGGCCCTGCGGACAACGTCGGTGCCGAGCCCGAAGCCGCTGGCCTGGAGCTGCAAGGCCTGGGCTGGAAGAGCACCTTCGGCACCGGCAAAGGCGCCGACACCATCACCAGTGGCCTGGAAGTGACCTGGACCACCACGCCTACGCGCTGGAGCAATAATTACCTGGAGAACCTGTTCGGCTTCGAGTGGGAACTGACCAAGAGCCCGGCAGGCGCGCATCAGTGGACGCCGAAAAATGGCGCGGGCGCAGGCATCATCCCCGATGCCCATGATCCGTCCAAACGGCGCAACCCAACGATGCTGACCACCGACCTGGCGCTGCGCTTCGACCCGATCTACGAAAAGATCTCCCGGCGCTTCCTGGAAAACCCGGAGCAGTTGTCCGACGCCTTCGCCCGCGCCTGGTTCAAGCTGATCCACCGCGACATGGGCCCGCTCTCGCGCTACCTCGGCCCGGAACTGCCCAATGAAGAGCTGCTGTGGCAAGACCCTATCCCAGCGGTGGACCATGCCCTGGTCAACGACAGCGACATCGCTGCCCTCAAAGGCAAGCTGCTGGCCTCGGGCCTGTCGGTTTCACAGCTGGTATCGACTGCCTGGGCCGCGGCATCCACCTTCCGCGGCTCCGACAAGCGCGGTGGCGCCAACGGTGGCCGCCTGCGCCTGGCCCCGCAGAAAGACTGGCCGGCCAACCAGCCGGAGCAACTGGCGCAAGTGCTGACGACCCTGGACAAGGTCCGGAACGAGTTCAACAGCGCCCAGTCCGGTGGCAAGAAAATCTCCCTGGCGGACTTGATCGTGCTGGCCGGCAGCGCCGGTATTGAACAAGCCGCGAAAAATGCCGGGTTCAGCGTGACGGTGCCTTTCTCGCCGGGACGCATGGACGCAAGCCAGGAGCAGACGGACGTCGAGTCGTTCGGTTTTCTGGAGCCTATCGCCGATGGCTTTCGCAACTACCTCAAGGGCCGGTACCGCGTGTCTGCCGAGGCACTGCTGATCGACAAGGCACAACTGCTGACCCTCAGTGCACCGCAGATGACGGCGCTGATTGGCGGCCTGCGGGTACTGGACACCAACGTCGGCCACACGGCGCACGGTGTCTTTACCCAACGGCCAGGGACGTTGACCAATGACTTCTTCGTCAACCTGCTCGACATGGGCGTGGAATGGAAGGCCCTGTCCGACACCCAGGAAACCTTCGAAGCCCGCGATCGCAAGACCGGCCAGGCCAAATGGACCGGCACCCGTGCCGACCTGGTCTTCGGCTCCAACGCCCAGCTACGGGCCTTGGCCGAAGTCTATGCCAGCCCGGATGCGCAGGAGCAGTTCGTCAAGGACTTCATCGCGGCGTGGGTCAAGGTGATGAACCTGGATCGGTTTGATCTCAGGTGA
- a CDS encoding histidine phosphatase family protein, producing MELRLSLFGLRRSIDTRRFARYQNAVVVLASALLVIPLTLWLLSPAAVPDLAHGNVAGARALADGWAKGEMIVLVRHVERCDHAKAACLNDREGITDRARAVAVGLGARFEQLGLDNADLYNSPLLRTAQTAGYMFNKVSTGDDWLANCRHDLLRNALAHKVPGRNLILVTHSECMQALETELQRPTSVFGYGASLFVSTAQPQAPQLLGFIEASDWRSVAFQ from the coding sequence GTGGAACTGAGACTGAGCCTTTTCGGCCTGAGGCGCTCGATCGATACGCGCCGCTTTGCCCGTTACCAAAACGCCGTGGTCGTGCTGGCGTCGGCGCTGCTGGTCATCCCGTTGACCCTCTGGCTGCTCAGCCCGGCGGCAGTGCCGGACCTGGCCCATGGCAATGTTGCCGGCGCCCGGGCCTTGGCCGATGGCTGGGCCAAGGGCGAGATGATCGTGCTGGTTCGCCATGTCGAGCGCTGTGATCACGCCAAGGCCGCGTGCCTGAACGATCGCGAAGGCATCACCGACCGGGCCCGTGCCGTTGCGGTGGGCCTCGGTGCGCGGTTCGAACAACTGGGCCTGGACAACGCCGACCTCTACAACAGCCCGTTGCTGCGCACGGCCCAGACGGCAGGGTACATGTTCAATAAGGTCAGCACGGGCGATGACTGGTTGGCCAATTGCCGACATGACCTGCTGCGTAACGCCCTGGCCCACAAGGTGCCCGGCCGCAACCTGATTCTGGTCACCCACAGCGAATGCATGCAGGCCCTGGAAACCGAACTCCAACGACCCACCTCGGTGTTTGGCTACGGCGCTTCGCTGTTCGTCTCCACCGCCCAGCCACAAGCGCCGCAGTTGCTCGGTTTTATCGAAGCATCTGACTGGCGCTCGGTGGCGTTTCAGTAA
- a CDS encoding phosphatase PAP2 family protein, whose amino-acid sequence MLTSARARFYGLNLGIPLLCAAVVFLLFDMTRIDIAISDFFYDPVQQLFPLEHVHLFEKITHKWARVIPNWTGEAAIIGALLSFVWPILKPEKRAGVLRLLDKTRLTKPLRFAHKHRRDFLYVVFAFSLCTGVIHYLKGHTSVYCPVETTQYAGKIEHKEWYQNFDLLKVAGDGRCWPGGHASGGFTMLALYFVARRYRWRHSKALMHGALVLGFVYGTTRVLQGWHYMSHTFWAGIFVWLTCWLVALVFYGREALQQPVLNARSATVEPGMAELGSARSPA is encoded by the coding sequence ATGCTGACGTCTGCTCGCGCCCGTTTCTACGGGCTCAACCTTGGAATTCCCCTGCTCTGCGCCGCCGTTGTGTTCTTGTTGTTCGACATGACGCGCATCGACATCGCCATCAGCGATTTTTTCTACGATCCGGTGCAACAGCTGTTCCCGTTGGAGCACGTGCACCTGTTCGAGAAAATCACCCACAAATGGGCGCGGGTCATTCCGAACTGGACAGGTGAGGCGGCGATCATTGGTGCGTTGTTGTCGTTTGTCTGGCCGATCCTCAAGCCGGAAAAACGGGCCGGGGTGCTTCGCCTGCTGGACAAGACCCGGCTGACCAAACCACTGCGTTTTGCCCACAAGCACCGCCGCGATTTCCTCTATGTGGTCTTCGCCTTTTCCCTCTGCACTGGGGTGATCCATTACCTCAAGGGCCACACCAGCGTTTACTGCCCAGTGGAAACCACCCAGTACGCCGGCAAGATCGAGCACAAGGAGTGGTACCAGAATTTCGACCTGCTGAAAGTTGCCGGTGACGGTCGCTGCTGGCCCGGCGGTCATGCCTCCGGCGGCTTCACGATGCTGGCGCTGTATTTCGTCGCCCGCCGCTACCGTTGGCGTCATTCCAAAGCCTTGATGCATGGGGCGCTGGTCTTGGGGTTTGTCTACGGCACGACGCGGGTCCTGCAGGGCTGGCATTACATGTCCCATACATTCTGGGCGGGGATTTTCGTCTGGTTGACGTGTTGGCTGGTGGCCCTGGTGTTTTATGGCCGGGAGGCCTTGCAACAGCCGGTCCTGAACGCCAGGTCCGCGACGGTGGAGCCTGGCATGGCTGAGTTGGGCAGTGCGCGGTCGCCAGCGTGA